The genomic DNA acaaatatataaatataaatgtgtatatgtatataaatttatatatatgcatatataaatttatgtatatatataaatatatatgtatacacacacacatgcatacacacacacacacacacacacacacatatatatatatatatatatatatatatatagaaaaggtatgaatgagaatgaatatattcacaatacaagagatgtatttgaccggtttcgattctatcttggtcagaaatacatacatcaagggaaatacagagtatatatatatatatatatatatatatatatatatatatatatatatcagacatgagctgacgaaccatctgacgactgtgacctcccacttgttgtccgtataattgctgccgcgaccttggatagtttgaatctacaacgtcagattttgttttgttgctgtgggcggagtagtaatggatataatcatttttattggtaggcttcctgtacacAGAGAAACGTAAGCCGTtatcaccccgatggatcagagtgtccaagaaaggtaatttctgatcctcttcctcctcacggtgaactggattttctcgtggacggagttaagtcagtatatgttgtaagcacgaccatctggggacaatgacgaggacatcatctacgtatcgaagccaggTTGAATGCCTTCcgattacatctcttgtattgtgaagatatccattctcattcataccttttctacattagtcaacatgaatgcggttcatatatatatacatatatatatatatatatatatatatatatatatatatatatatacacacatacacacacacgcacacacacacacacaaatatatatatgtatatatgtatgaatatatatatatatatatatatttatatatatatatgtatatatatgtgtatatacacacacatttatatatacacacatatctgtatatatacatatatatgtatatatccatacatacatatatatatatatatacacacacacacatatatatgtgtgtgtgtgtgtgtggttatttatatatatgtatataaacatatatggctgtatatatgtatacatactttgaGTTCGAAACGCCAAGATTTTATCCGTTTCTTACTGTGTTCGTCTGCCTTTAaacctttgtgtacacgttaatgtgtctgtgttcgtccatatatatatatatatatatatatatatatatatatatgtatgtatgtatatatatatgtatgcacacacacacatatatttacaattttatatatatatatatttgtgtgtgtgtgtgtgtatatacacacacatatataaaattatatatatataattacatatataattttatatatataattatacatataattttatatatataattatttatatatatatatccacaaaaaaAAGCTTGCGAAAACAGACACAAATTATAAcggtaatttgaaaaaaaagaatgagaaagtaaAATACATTTGTAAGAACGAGCAATTAGCGCAAAACATGAGCCATTGTTACCCTGATGGACTGAAGGGCGGAACGTGGCCCTTCAAAACGAGGTCCCACATCTTTGTATTTTTATCCGGAGGGTGAGATACAGGGCGAGTGAAATATTTCTACAGTGATGGATGTTTGTGCGCTAAGGGAGTTTCCTCGTGGATACATGTTCCGCGTGTGGCGTCATATTCCTAAAGAACAAtgttacaaaaacaaaacaaaaaatgcgaATAAACGCCCCCTTAAATACTTTACCCGCCTTACTTGTAAACTGCATTTTCAGTATTGTACATTCAtcaattattaatagtattagtattagtattattagtgtatGATAATATTGAATAAGATGAGTTCCCATATTCCTAGCTGTCATTCTCCGGTTAGTCTTTCGGGTTTCCACTATATATTAGATGTGGGAAGTATAAGTATGTAATCCACGATAACACAGGCACAGtacatttacgtgtatgtgttcGTAGCTGTTTTCCCGTGTCATGACGAGGTACGATTACCGAACgagataaactttatatatacatatatatatatatatatatatatatatatatatatatatatatacatatatatatattcatataaacataagcatatgcaaatgtaaacagacatatgtttgtttatatatatatatatatatacgtatatatatacatatatatatatatatatatatatacgtatttatatatatacgtatatatatatatatatatatatatatatatatatatatatacacgtcctgatgaagtagtaaatgcgaaatggccttcggcatattcatgtgttttcctgtacttcccttcatagttctacttgcaatttgttcaacatgaattccacatatgtgcgtgtgtgtgtgtgtgtgtgtgtgtgtgtgtgtgtgtgtgtgtgtgtgtgtgtgtgtgtgtgtgtgtgtgtgtgtgtgtgtgtgtgtgtgcgcgtgtgtgtgtgtatgtgtatgtgtatgttaatgtttatgtgtgtgtgtgtgtgtgttttgtgtatcagATTCCTGTGCCAGTCTTGACaatgaccacacacacaaaaatatatatgtgtgtgtgtgtttgtttgagtgtgtgtgagtgtgtgtgtgtgtgtgtgtgtgtgtgtgtgtgtgtgtgtgtgtgcgtgtgcgtgagtgtgtgtgtgtgtttgtgtgtgtgtgtgtgtgtgtgtgtgtgcgtgtgcgtgagtgtgtgtgtgtgtttgtgtgtgtgtgtgtgtttatgagtgtgtgtgtgtttatgtgtgtgtgtcccgtgtATCAGATTCCTGTGCCAGTCTTGACAATGACCATTTATTATTTAAAGTCGCTATCACGTGTTGATAGCACAACAGTATTAGTTCTTGGCAATCCGACCTAACACAGTGAATAGTGAAGAGAATATGCTGGGTATACTACTGAGCTTTGATATGTACTCGGTAGGGTATAGCAGTGCTGTAAGCTGATATATTGCCAAAGGCTGACGAGGTATATTATGTTTTTTAAATGGATTACCTAGCTCTAGGGAAGGCGAGGTTCCATTGGCTTTCTTTACGTGCGGTTTCAACTGCGAAAACAACCTCCGTGCCAGCCCATGCTTACACAAGGATTGACTACGCGGTAGAACGGAACACAAAGATAGTTCCCTTTATTTCGCcgtagttttgtgtattgtggcttttaactttgtgaagaaagaggaaagaataccAAAGAGATCATGGGTTAAGGCATGGAAAAGTGCCATAATTATGCTTGTAAAGGAATAGCCACTGGTGGACGGTCGCGGGTTTTACAAATTTCGAACATGGAGGTGTCTTTTTAATCGTGACTAGTTGCATCTTATGAAACCTCACATTGAGAAGAAGGATAATCAACTGAGAAAGGCAATTCCTGCAGATCATCGATTGGCATTAACACTTCGATATCGAACAAGAGGTTAGTATAAATAACATAttagttttcatcttttgtgcatgattttgctggtgttcttttgttgtttatgtgatgtctaattatttgtaaataaaaccagataatgaattatttatctgcatatctcaagaatattgatatttcttaatttattatttttggttcCAGATACTGCTGCAAGAGAATGACTctggatcattagaaaaaaaaaaaaaaaaaaaaaaaaaaactgtagggAGAAAGCtacattgtttattgtttattgtcaagttttttatgtttatattattatagttctaaggttgccactaattttataatttcttaaattttgttgtttgtattcCTAGTAATTGgtagaaatatatttttcctgttAAATTCACACATTTTTGTTACAGTTGTAAGTTTAATCATCAATCAatgaaacaagaggaaaatagtttTCTTGAACTACATGTTCCTTTAACATGCATTaacttgaataaaaaataagtgcaaatgtttgttacccaggtatatacttatatttctatatataaacgaccaccataaatgcaccatatagcactgtaactattaccacacatatatatattgctatgtatgtgtatatgaaatacatatgcatgtaggtatgtgtatatgtttatagatttatatatatatatatatatatatatatatatatgtacatatgtatatgtatttgttcacacacacacacatacacacacgcacacacacacacacatatatatatatatatatatttatatatatatacgcatatatatacatatgtatatatatacgtatatataaacatacgaagatatatacttacctatatacacatatgtatatatacatatatacatatgtatatatacatgcatacatatatacatacgtatatatacatatgtatatatgtatatgtatatatatttatatgtatatatacatacgtatacacaaatgcatatataaagactgtgtgtatatggatatttatatatatattctgtatttgtatatatatacctatacatacacacatataaatgtgtgtgtgtatgtatgtatatatatgtatatacatatatatatatacatattcatatacatacatacattcattcttataaataaatatatttatatttatgtatttatttatttacatttatacatacatacatacatacatatatttatacttataaatgaataaataaataaatttatatatttactcattggTTTGGGAAAGAACGCTCTATGTGTGGTTATCGTGGGTTCCCCTCAGCCAGAAAAGCACGTACACATTGCAAGTTGAAACGCCCCTTTAGGAAAAGCGGAATATAAACATCAGAATCAGGTGATAATTATGTGAATTATACAATCTGGCCCCTCCATCCTATTTTATCTCGGTTTAGTGCAACGTAATTACACTAATTCGTTTGATTTTTTCAGTAAATTATTATCTCACTGAGAATAAGAAAATGGtctccataaagaaaaaaaaagtattttcaatatataaatatccagctatatacctatctacccatttaatgaaaaaaagaagaaaacaaaacaaaatgcaaaagagagagaaaaaaaacatgcacatacacacgcatatatatatatatatatatatatatatatatatatatatatatgtatacacacatacatatgtgtatatatattatatatacacatatatttttacggctgtctcatttgattgtctgacactcggtgcttaccgtggcggtgggattgccagcaggcgctcctgccgccatggtgtaagcatatcgcataccctctttaccagcacggcggctgttgtaggcggtccctgtctcaggaattgtgtatgctcacaattctctaagtagtgtactagtgtggcgttcggctcgccgcagtgcatgcaacacctctcttcacattctattgtttttataatctgccatgcacagtggtaacctaggcacaTTCTGTGACGAATgatttcggtacctctgttgattatttcagagagtgccagtgtttcatagcctgtggcgtctgagtaccagctggccgagggggagtatctcgtttcctctctgtgaaggaTCGGAGAATGGTGATCTCTTCTTCTtcatgatttgcgaagttctagcttcgcccgggcattctaaatatggcccggcagtgatctcgctagcggcctgcggcttaagtatacgagcgctgtgtaagcgcgcagggaacgaggggagcccgctgtccaatgagcgcggaagCGGCGGCGAACCtgggcatgacccaacctgggaaagtatgctgagcttcaggttgcagggtcatgctactacagccTGCAGtttggctcaagggatcgaccgatccatctgtGAAGTATGTTCttctacccggaggagtgatggctgcaatgaccctctgggctccTGCCTTTAGAcaaggcatggggtataggctctttttcattgacaggctcattttattgaactctatcaaggtctgtgcccacggcggggcttcgacaAAGTCGGGgtagggggagtccatgcccttagcaagaagctgttctttgagctgatggcgtatctacaccctggctgtgtgagacagccaggagttgtttgcaaagagctcgttgtcttgttctaggcgtctgactattttttgtcttaggcttgtgttcttgggagcctggatgacctttgacaggaattgtgttgccattagatcgactcgtgagtccagggggggaaggtttgcctccatcaggaggttgaggaccttcgtccaccttggggcacccagaataatCCTTCAGCTTCATTTCGGACTGTCTCCTATTtatctgtgtactttttcttggcggcaattagagcgacttaGGAATAGTCCACAacaggccggacagcatgtacatagaatgatcttagtactttgtgtctggctcctatgtgtctcccggtctttactctcatgacagacagtcttgctttggtgcgGTCGACCAGGTAATGGACctcctggaaggagagggtccggtctatccttaccccaaggtatccactccctggattttcagacttatGCCTCGaactgcatacgagatgatcttgcaacCCACTGGGTGGTTTATGTTggggatgcaggacattaaagtgttaaatagggctggactgagaagcccaccctgtggcattcaattttcgagcggcatgtgctgtgataggtgaccctggaatttgacattggcagtcctgttcctgaagtagtcacctatcaaAGCCAAGAACTTTCctcttctccaggtcaaggaatactaccacagctgggcccttgctgaatgtgcttaagagcgtggctatgctgtgcgctgtgctcatgccccttgtgaacccgtggaggtgttcgctTGCGGCCTTTGCGGCTTAAGTACACGAGCTCTGTGCAAGCGtgcagggaatgaggggagcctgctgtccaatgagcgcggacgcgGCGGCGGACCTGGCATGACCCAGGTTGAGCTACAATAGTTAATAGATATCTACCCTGGAAATCGCAGCTCTTCAGTCATTTAACCAAGCTGAATCCCCATGTTCAAGATAGGTAGGACAAAATGGCTCTGCTGCTTCCCCTATCTTGCCCCTCCCTCGACTTAGAATGATGGTGAATTTATCGTGAggaagtaacagtaatgataatgattataaatatagctataacaTGGATTTCGATTTGGTGACGCCACTAGCTATATGAAGCTTGTGAAGAAAACATAAAGACCTTATAAAAACCGAAAACTAAGAACTACTATGATTGCAATACATAGCAAGCTCTAAAAGATTATCCATATTTGTTGCAGTCATTTGTCTAAACATGAATTTGCACAGGTTTTTTAATGTTCTTTGATTTCATTTGCCGtaatcttttgttctcttttatattatttcaccTAAATCCTGCTTCTATTTTAGGTCTtctgttgtgttttatttttcgtattgtttaaatttgttcattttatttttgtattgtttaattttgttcatttaagttaattttcaattttaagcttttactatttatattttatgtgaaTTTTGCTTATTGTAGTTCTGTTATATTTTTCAGTCTTTTACaggttttatttacattttggtTTTGGTTCAATTTTACTTTAATTGCCTAATATTTTTACTTGtgttttatgaattatatataatttttagtaTTATGCATTTAAGTTTCGTTTTACTTTTTAGGTTTTTGCAGTTTTAATTTGCTGTATAGTTCGGTTTTAATCtctagttttattttgtttttagtcttttgtctctgttttaGCCACTTTTGTTCTTTATCTTAATAAATATCATAAGGTTCATTTTGCTCCATCACTGAAAATCTTAAAGTGTGACGAAAACCCCGGATCCCCCACTAAGTAATTActactttcataatcattattattatttgataaaaaTGTTTTGCTATTTCAAAATCAAAGGTAATGAGCGGCGTATTCCAAATATAGCAATTGGGTGGAGTTTGGGTGCAATGACCCcatgtaaggatttttttttgttcataaggcgatgtttgtggattcccagaatggttactatatagaacaaataaatgtgctagaaatCACTGATCATATAGCATCATGATCAAGTATTGtggtaaaaagggtaaaaatgagtaaaCTATAAGAATAAATAgacggaagaaggggatgaagaagagaaggaaaaggaaagagggacgaGAAAAGACCCTGCAATATAAGTTCGGGCGAGGGCCGAGGTCCAAGGTAGGAGTGATCCTATAcattataatcattcatataattttcaccactaccatcatcattattatatttttcaccaTTATCACTCCTAACTTGATAATTatctctattgtttttattgtcactgtATTAAATGACTTAAGTGTTCTCATAACAGTtacaatcaatattgttattgtcaatggcattgtcattattaatatcatgtttaCTGATATAATGTCCTAAACattatttgccattattatttcatGGTCATCACCATTAGGAAAAGGTTAAAATGACGCTAGTGTTCTCATGCAGTTTATTTTTTGTGACATTTTTAGTGCAATTATTGATATTTACAACACAATCAAACGCTGAGATCCGAGCAGTGCAGGTAGCATAAAGGTCTTGTGTCTTGTCATTAGCTATGCTTATGACTAACGACGCAGTTCAGTAAACACATAGCCATATTTCCCAGACTTGTTAGTTGAATCATATTGGTGGAGCAAAACATTACCTACATTGCGGCTTCGAGAAGATTGGACCCCAGGTGATGAGAGAGAAACTGATGAAGGTGAGCTTTTGAAAGTAATAAGAGGTTGAGAATGACTTGATACATATGTTGAAGCAGTAGGCAAGTGTTTGCCTTCAGCAATAAAACCAGTTGCAGAACCTGCTCGATAATTTACAGTTCGCTGGATTCCATCATCAGCATTAAAACTGTAAGTCCCCTGCACATTCAGATTGGAATCAGCACTCTCAGCTCGGGAACTGGTATCAGCATCATAGTTAAAGCTGTAACTCCCATCAGAGGATGAAGAACTTTTGACTTGAGCTGTTCCAGAAGGTGCTGAGTAGGTAGAAGGCCGAGCACTCTTTGTAGCCACTGCAGGTGATACACTCGGCCTTGTTCTAGATGTACCTGATGGGGCAACAGGTAAGTGAGACCCTTCGGCAACAAAGCCAGTTCCACTCCCTGCTCTGTAAGTCACAGTCCTTTGAACTCCATCATCAGGTTTAAAACTGTAAGTTCCTTGGACATTCAGGTCGGAGTCAGCACTCTCTGACCGAGAGCTATCATCAGTCTTGTAGTTGAAGCTGTAACTTCCATCAGGAGATGAAGAGCTTCCAACAGAAGCCACTCCAGGTGGTACTGAATAAGTAGTAGGAGATGAATCCTTTGTTGCTGCTACAGGTCGAGATGCTGTGGAGGCTCCTGACCCTGTAGGAGCTGTAGGTAAGTGAGACCCTTCAGCAACAAAACCTGTTCCACTCCCTGCTCTGTAATTTACAGTTCTTTGAACACCATCGTCAGGTCTAAAACTATAAGATCCTTGGACATTCAAGGCAGAGTCAGCACTCTCTGACCGAGAGCTATCATCAGTTTCGTAGCTGAAGCTGTAACTTCCATCAGGAGATGAAGAGCTTCCAATAGAAGCCACTCCAGATGGTGCTGAATATGTAGTAGGAGATGAATCCTCCGTTGATGCTACAGGTCGAGATGCTATGGAGGCTCCTGACCCTGTAGGAGCTACAGGTAAATGAGACCCTTCGGCAACAAAACCAGTTCCACTCCCTGCTCTGTAAGTCACAGTCCTTTGAACTCCATCATCAGGTTTAAAACTGTAAGTTCCTTGGACATTCAGGTCGGAGTCAGCACTCTCTGACCGAGAGCTATCATCAGTCTTGTAGTTGAAGCTGTAACTTCCATCAGGAGATGAAGAGCTTCCAACAGAAGCCACTCCAGATAGTGCTGAATAAGTAGTAGATGAATCCTTTGTTGCTGCTACAGGTCGAGATGCTATGGAGGCTCCTGACCCTGTAGGAGCTACAGGTAAGTGAGACCCTTCGGCAACAAAACCTGTTCCACTCCCTGCCCTGTAATTTACAGTTCTTTGAACTCCATCATTAGGTCTAAAACTATAAGATCCTTGGACATTCAAGGCAGAGTCAGCACTCTCTGACCGAGAACTATCATCAGTTTTATAGCTGAAACTGTAACTTCCGTCAGAAGATGAAGAGCTTCCAAAAGAGTCTACTTCAGAAGGTGCAGAATAtgtagtagaagaggaagaaacaggttGAGATGCAGTGGAAGCTCCTGATCCTGAAGGAGCTACAGGGAAGTGGGATCCTTCAGCAACAAATCCAATACCACTTCCTGCTCTATAATTCACAGTTCTTTGAACTCCATCATCAGGACTAAAACTATATGTTCCTCGGACATTCAGGTCAGAGTCAGCACTCTCAGAACGAGAACTGGTATCAGTCTCATAGTTAAAGCTGTAACTTCCATCAGGAGATGAAGAACTTTTCACCTGCGGCACTTGAGATGCTGAATAAGTAGTAGGGCGACCTTTCTTTGTAGCCACTGGAGATGATACACTTGGCCTTGTTTCAGATGCACTTGATGGGGCAACAGGCAAATGAGACCCCTCAGCAACAAAACCAGTTCCGCTCCCTGCTCTGTAATTCACAGTTCTTTGAATTCCATCATCAGGTCTAAAACTAAAAGATCCTTGGACATTCAAGGCAGAGTCAGCAATCTCTGACCGGGAACTATCATCAGTCTTATAGTTAAAGCTGTAGCTGGTGTCAGGAGATGAAGAGCTTCTAACAGAAGCCACCTGAGAAGGTGCAGAATATGTAGTTGGAGAGGAAGCCCTCGTTGCTGCTGCAGGTCGAGATGCTGTGGAGGCACCTGATCCTAAAGGAGCTACAGGTAAGTGAGACCCTTCGGCAACAAAACCAGTTCCACTCCCTGCTCTGTAATTCACAGTTCTTTGAACTCCATCATCTGATCTAAAACTGTATGTTCCTTGGACATTTAGGTCCGTGTCAGCACTCTCTGACCGGGAACTATCATCAGTTTTGTAGTCGAAACTGTAGCTTCCATCAGGAGATGAAGAGCCTCCAACAGAAGCCACTCTAGATGGTGCTGAATATGTAGTAGATGAAGCTTTCGTTGCTGCTACAGGTCGAGATGCCGTGGAGGCTCCTGATTCTGAAGAAGCTACAGGTAAGTGGGATCCTTCGGCTACAAAACCAATTCCACTCCCTGCTCTATAGCTGACAGTTCGACGAACTCCATCATCAGGTCTAAAACTGTAAGTTCCTTGAACATTTAAATCGGAATCAGCACTTTCAGAACGGGAACTGGTATCAGTCTCATAGTTAAAGCTGTAACTTGCATCAGATCTAGTTTCAGGAGTGTTTGGGGATGAATATGTAACAGGGCGAACATATTCTATATTAGTTGTAGGGAGTTCACCAATAGCTGCACTAGGAGCCTGAGGAAGATGCGTGCCCTTAGGTATAAAACCTCTATTATCAGCTGTATAATCGAGCTGAACATCTGTTCCAGTTGGATCAGTATAACCGAAAGATCCCATTACAGTTCCTGGGGAATCCGATTTAGCTTTCTCGTAGGTGCCTTCTTTAGTGTCATATCCGTACTTGTATCCCCCATCAGCGTGTAGAACATAAAACTGTGATCTCCTGCCAACACCTACATTAGGGATATTATATTCTGCATCAGGATACGGAAACCCCAGTGTGATAACTGCTGCAGCAGACAACACTACCTGGAAAAATGTAATTGTATAAAATTAAGTGTATATCACGAATGTAGAAAAATTCAAATACAatcgtggaaaaaaaatattttgtagcaTATGATAATCAGAGCTTTAAGCCATTTACATTTTCCTACTTTCCtctaatgaaaatgtatattgtttacactacactacactgcaTTTCAGATTAGTTACGAAAGCATGAACTCCTGGGTATTAAAACaaaattgtgtttttctttttttaagtttagtttagtttcgGCATTTTTGAGTTACACATGTTATtaatttttggggggaagggggacttTGAGGAATTACGCTGCACCTAGAAAACCCTCCCCGCTTCAATTTTTGTAGCAGTATTACCTCACTAAAGACACATGAACATTTTTCTTTCAAATGATAATCTATTTTAAgctattttaagaaaaaaaagtttacagaTCTGACAACCTTAAGGTCAGGTCTTATACTTAAAGTCAACTTTCTTTCGCACATTTGCTGGAAATTAACAAAACACCATCATCAAGAGGAATGaaacattaacatatatgtatatacagtatatatatacatacatacatatatacatacatatatatacacacacttatatatatatatatatatatatatatatatatatgtatatatatatttatatatatgtatatatatataatagaaaaatatcaTGATCGGTTTTGGAAATAGATACATATTGCGAAGTGATTCGGCATATACCTTGTTACACTTTGTTAACACAAAATGCAATATAACAGTTATCCATTTTAATTACTACAAaacgcatgtatatttatttgtatatgtatgtgtacataagtgtGAGTGGCGGTATTTATGGTCGGATGGCATTAggtatggatgc from Penaeus chinensis breed Huanghai No. 1 chromosome 30, ASM1920278v2, whole genome shotgun sequence includes the following:
- the LOC125041433 gene encoding mucin-5AC-like, whose protein sequence is MAGWISSVVLSAAAVITLGFPYPDAEYNIPNVGVGRRSQFYVLHADGGYKYGYDTKEGTYEKAKSDSPGTVMGSFGYTDPTGTDVQLDYTADNRGFIPKGTHLPQAPSAAIGELPTTNIEYVRPVTYSSPNTPETRSDASYSFNYETDTSSRSESADSDLNVQGTYSFRPDDGVRRTVSYRAGSGIGFVAEGSHLPVASSESGASTASRPVAATKASSTTYSAPSRVASVGGSSSPDGSYSFDYKTDDSSRSESADTDLNVQGTYSFRSDDGVQRTVNYRAGSGTGFVAEGSHLPVAPLGSGASTASRPAAATRASSPTTYSAPSQVASVRSSSSPDTSYSFNYKTDDSSRSEIADSALNVQGSFSFRPDDGIQRTVNYRAGSGTGFVAEGSHLPVAPSSASETRPSVSSPVATKKGRPTTYSASQVPQVKSSSSPDGSYSFNYETDTSSRSESADSDLNVRGTYSFSPDDGVQRTVNYRAGSGIGFVAEGSHFPVAPSGSGASTASQPVSSSSTTYSAPSEVDSFGSSSSSDGSYSFSYKTDDSSRSESADSALNVQGSYSFRPNDGVQRTVNYRAGSGTGFVAEGSHLPVAPTGSGASIASRPVAATKDSSTTYSALSGVASVGSSSSPDGSYSFNYKTDDSSRSESADSDLNVQGTYSFKPDDGVQRTVTYRAGSGTGFVAEGSHLPVAPTGSGASIASRPVASTEDSSPTTYSAPSGVASIGSSSSPDGSYSFSYETDDSSRSESADSALNVQGSYSFRPDDGVQRTVNYRAGSGTGFVAEGSHLPTAPTGSGASTASRPVAATKDSSPTTYSVPPGVASVGSSSSPDGSYSFNYKTDDSSRSESADSDLNVQGTYSFKPDDGVQRTVTYRAGSGTGFVAEGSHLPVAPSGTSRTRPSVSPAVATKSARPSTYSAPSGTAQVKSSSSSDGSYSFNYDADTSSRAESADSNLNVQGTYSFNADDGIQRTVNYRAGSATGFIAEGKHLPTASTYVSSHSQPLITFKSSPSSVSLSSPGVQSSRSRNVGNVLLHQYDSTNKSGKYGYVFTELRR